The following are encoded in a window of Sphingobium sp. AP49 genomic DNA:
- a CDS encoding polyprenyl synthetase family protein, protein MTASSPGNVHPIGRASAPSLAPIMALVADGMNQVNGVILDRMQSRIPLIPELAGHLIAGGGKRLRPMLTLACADLVGYAGTRHYKLAASVEFIHTATLLHDDVVDGSGLRRGRKTANIIWGNSASVLVGDFLFSRSFELMVEAESLKVLKILSGASAIIAEGEVNQLTAQRKIDTSEEQYLDIIGAKTAALFSAACRISAVVADRSEAEEHALDVYGRNLGIAFQLIDDAIDYESDGATMGKDAGDDFRDGKVTLPVILAYARGSDEDKAFWKAAISGHRISDEDLAHATQLLRQTGAIADTLARARHYGQRAIDALGMFDAGKAKAALTEAVEFAIARAY, encoded by the coding sequence ATGACTGCATCCTCCCCCGGCAACGTCCATCCGATCGGTCGCGCCAGCGCCCCTTCGCTCGCTCCCATCATGGCGCTCGTCGCCGATGGCATGAACCAGGTGAACGGCGTCATCCTGGACCGGATGCAGTCGCGCATCCCGCTGATCCCGGAACTGGCCGGCCATCTGATCGCCGGCGGTGGCAAGCGGTTGCGGCCGATGCTGACGCTCGCCTGCGCCGATCTGGTCGGCTATGCGGGCACCCGCCATTACAAGCTCGCCGCTTCGGTCGAGTTCATCCACACCGCCACCCTGCTGCATGACGATGTCGTCGACGGATCGGGCCTGCGCCGCGGCCGCAAGACCGCCAACATCATCTGGGGCAACAGCGCCTCCGTGCTGGTCGGCGACTTCCTCTTCTCCCGCTCGTTCGAGCTGATGGTCGAGGCCGAGTCGCTCAAGGTGCTCAAGATCCTGTCGGGCGCATCGGCGATCATCGCCGAGGGCGAGGTCAACCAACTGACCGCCCAGCGCAAGATCGACACCAGCGAAGAACAATATCTCGACATCATCGGCGCCAAGACCGCCGCCCTCTTCTCTGCCGCCTGCCGCATTTCCGCCGTGGTCGCCGACCGCAGCGAGGCGGAGGAGCATGCGCTCGACGTCTATGGCCGCAACCTGGGCATCGCCTTCCAGCTGATCGACGACGCGATCGACTATGAATCGGACGGCGCGACCATGGGCAAGGATGCCGGCGACGATTTCCGCGACGGCAAGGTCACCCTGCCGGTGATCCTGGCCTATGCGCGCGGATCGGACGAGGACAAGGCCTTCTGGAAGGCCGCGATCTCGGGCCATCGCATCAGCGACGAGGATCTCGCTCACGCCACGCAGCTGCTGCGCCAGACTGGCGCTATCGCCGACACCCTGGCCCGCGCCCGCCATTATGGCCAGCGCGCGATCGATGCGCTGGGCATGTTCGATGCCGGCAAGGCGAAAGCGGCCCTTACCGAAGCGGTCGAATTCGCGATAGCACGCGCCTATTGA
- a CDS encoding acyl carrier protein, protein MTDRSEIFDSVAAQIAPFNKKGVDLSEATTFAGDLEWDSLTVMDFVAAIEDEFDIIITMNMQAEIETVGQLVDAVAKLKG, encoded by the coding sequence ATGACCGATCGCAGCGAGATTTTCGACAGCGTCGCCGCGCAGATCGCCCCCTTCAACAAGAAGGGCGTCGACCTCAGCGAAGCCACCACTTTTGCCGGCGACCTGGAATGGGACAGCCTGACCGTGATGGACTTCGTCGCAGCCATCGAGGACGAGTTCGACATCATCATCACCATGAACATGCAGGCCGAGATCGAGACCGTGGGCCAGCTGGTCGACGCGGTCGCCAAGCTCAAGGGCTAA
- the hrpB gene encoding ATP-dependent helicase HrpB translates to MTAPALPIHAVLPDLLAALARGSNAVLVAPPGAGKTTAVAPALLDQPWCTGQVLLLSPRRLAARAAAERIAEMLGEQPGGTVGYATRMDSKVSAKTRLLVLTEGIFVRRIQDDPELAGVSAVLFDEVHERSLDSDFGLALALDAQAAFRPDLRILPMSATLDGARFSTLLDGAPVIESEGKIQPLELRNIGRHAEKRIEDEMAAAIRRALEEEADGDLLAFLPGVREIERTAERIEGTTAEIHMLHGSLDPAAQRAAIRPSREGRRKVILATSIAETSLTIDGVRIVVDSGLARRPRYDRAAGVTRLVTERASQASATQRAGRAARQRPGVAYRLWEAAATAGMPPFDPPEILESDLSSLLLDCALWGVNDPASLRWLDAPPAAALAEASRRLTALEALDTDGRITPHGKALATLPLAPRIAHMLVRAGERGLARTAAEIAVLLGERGLGGQDTDLTLRLQRWRREGGKRAEAGRGLAKRWARLVDARSPAEGGLHDVGLCLALAFPDRVAKRRSADGADWASVGGRGFRLDPLSPLASEAWLAVGEVQGSAAGARILSAAPIGEADVIALFGERIAEHRTVKFRPANGGIEALRERRLGAVRLSSGSDDRPDPDAMVAALVDGVRQGGLALLPWSEAAQSLRMRADFAGIDELSDAALIDTLDEWLPPLLAGKRRLSDVDRSQLSGVLETLIGWDGKQQLDRLAPPDFRSPAGSTHAIDYAAEGGPRVELRVQALFGLSQHPTVGNQRIPLVLSLTSPAGRPIQTTRDLPGFWAGNWRDVAKEMRGRYPRHPWPDDPASANATLRTKNADARRNS, encoded by the coding sequence ATGACTGCCCCTGCCCTGCCGATCCATGCCGTGTTGCCCGACCTGCTCGCCGCGCTGGCGCGTGGCAGCAATGCGGTGCTGGTGGCGCCGCCGGGCGCGGGCAAGACGACGGCGGTGGCGCCGGCGCTGCTCGACCAGCCCTGGTGCACGGGGCAAGTGCTGCTGCTGTCGCCGCGCCGTCTTGCCGCGCGGGCCGCGGCCGAGCGCATTGCCGAGATGCTGGGGGAACAGCCCGGCGGCACGGTCGGCTATGCGACGCGGATGGACAGCAAGGTTTCGGCCAAGACACGGCTGCTGGTGCTGACCGAAGGCATTTTCGTCCGCCGCATCCAGGATGATCCCGAACTGGCGGGCGTGTCGGCCGTGCTGTTCGACGAAGTGCATGAGCGCAGCCTGGACAGCGATTTCGGCCTGGCGCTGGCGCTCGACGCGCAGGCGGCATTTCGGCCGGACCTGCGCATTCTGCCGATGTCGGCGACGCTGGATGGCGCGCGCTTTTCCACCTTGCTGGATGGCGCGCCGGTGATCGAAAGCGAGGGCAAGATCCAGCCCTTGGAGCTGCGCAATATCGGTCGCCATGCCGAAAAGCGGATCGAGGATGAGATGGCCGCCGCCATTCGCCGCGCGTTGGAGGAGGAAGCCGACGGCGACCTGCTCGCCTTCCTGCCCGGCGTGCGGGAAATCGAGCGCACCGCCGAACGGATCGAGGGCACCACCGCCGAGATTCACATGTTGCACGGCTCGCTCGATCCGGCGGCTCAGCGCGCCGCCATCCGCCCCTCGCGCGAAGGGCGGCGCAAGGTGATCCTCGCCACCTCGATCGCCGAGACCAGCCTGACCATCGACGGCGTCCGCATCGTCGTCGACAGCGGCCTGGCTCGTCGCCCACGCTATGACCGCGCCGCCGGCGTCACCCGCCTGGTCACCGAGCGCGCCAGCCAGGCGTCGGCAACCCAGCGCGCCGGCCGCGCCGCGCGCCAGCGTCCGGGCGTCGCCTATCGTCTGTGGGAAGCCGCCGCGACGGCGGGCATGCCGCCCTTCGACCCGCCCGAAATATTGGAAAGCGATCTTTCCAGCCTGTTGCTCGACTGCGCGCTCTGGGGCGTGAACGATCCAGCCAGCCTGCGCTGGCTCGACGCGCCGCCCGCCGCCGCCTTGGCCGAGGCTTCCCGGCGGCTGACCGCGCTGGAAGCGCTCGACACCGACGGCCGCATCACCCCCCATGGCAAGGCGCTCGCTACCCTGCCGCTGGCGCCGCGCATCGCCCATATGCTGGTGCGCGCCGGTGAGCGCGGCCTCGCCCGCACCGCCGCCGAGATCGCAGTCCTGCTCGGTGAACGCGGCCTGGGCGGGCAGGATACCGACCTCACCCTGCGGCTCCAGCGCTGGCGCCGCGAGGGCGGCAAGCGAGCCGAAGCAGGTCGCGGCCTCGCCAAGCGCTGGGCCAGGCTGGTCGATGCCCGGTCGCCCGCAGAGGGCGGACTGCACGATGTCGGCCTCTGCCTTGCCCTTGCCTTTCCCGATCGCGTCGCCAAGCGCCGCTCCGCCGACGGTGCCGACTGGGCGAGCGTGGGCGGGCGCGGCTTCCGCCTCGATCCGCTCTCGCCGCTGGCCAGCGAAGCCTGGCTGGCGGTGGGCGAGGTGCAGGGCAGCGCCGCGGGTGCGCGCATCCTGTCCGCCGCCCCGATCGGCGAGGCAGACGTGATCGCTTTGTTCGGCGAACGCATCGCCGAGCATCGCACGGTAAAATTCCGCCCCGCCAATGGCGGGATCGAGGCGCTGCGGGAGCGCCGGCTGGGCGCGGTCCGCCTGTCCTCCGGCTCCGATGACCGGCCCGACCCCGATGCCATGGTCGCCGCGCTGGTCGATGGCGTGCGGCAGGGCGGCCTTGCCCTCCTCCCCTGGTCGGAGGCGGCGCAATCGCTGCGGATGCGCGCAGATTTTGCCGGGATCGACGAATTGTCCGACGCCGCCCTGATCGACACGCTGGACGAGTGGCTGCCGCCGCTGCTGGCGGGCAAGCGCCGCCTGTCCGACGTCGACCGCTCGCAACTGTCGGGCGTGCTCGAAACGCTGATCGGCTGGGACGGCAAGCAGCAGCTCGACCGGCTCGCCCCGCCCGATTTCCGATCGCCTGCCGGCTCCACCCATGCGATCGACTATGCGGCGGAAGGTGGCCCGCGCGTGGAATTGCGGGTGCAGGCGCTGTTCGGCCTGTCGCAGCATCCCACGGTCGGAAACCAGCGCATTCCGCTGGTCCTGTCGCTCACCTCGCCCGCCGGCCGGCCAATCCAGACGACGCGCGACCTGCCGGGCTTCTGGGCCGGCAACTGGCGCGACGTGGCCAAGGAAATGCGCGGCCGCTATCCCCGCCACCCTTGGCCCGACGATCCGGCGAGCGCCAATGCCACATTGCGCACCAAAAATGCGGACGCGCGCCGCAACTCTTGA
- a CDS encoding ETC complex I subunit, producing MTARIYQIQKNALQSGKALTHKWVLEYAPAEAKKADPLTGWAGSGDTKQQLKLSFSSQEAAVAYAEREKIAYTVIATPPKTLKIQAYADNFR from the coding sequence ATGACCGCGCGCATTTACCAGATCCAGAAGAACGCCCTCCAGTCCGGCAAGGCGCTGACTCACAAGTGGGTGCTGGAATATGCGCCCGCCGAAGCGAAGAAGGCCGATCCGCTGACCGGCTGGGCCGGCTCGGGCGACACCAAGCAGCAGCTGAAGCTCAGCTTCTCCTCGCAGGAAGCCGCCGTCGCCTATGCCGAGCGCGAGAAGATCGCCTACACCGTCATCGCGACCCCGCCCAAGACGCTGAAAATTCAGGCCTACGCCGACAATTTCCGCTGA
- a CDS encoding DUF938 domain-containing protein: MSDGPWTPEGAGPDPRRHAPATMRNRDAIVAVLQDELPATGLVLEVASGSGEHAVHFAVTFPALDWQPTDPDPAALASIAALRSDAALPNLRAPLQLDAAGAWPVDATDAVLCINMVHISPWAATLGLLAGAARILPPGGLLYLYGPYLRDGVETAPSNLAFDASLKARDPRWGLRRMEDVIAAADAEALIFDRQVEMPANNLSLIFRRR; this comes from the coding sequence ATGAGCGACGGCCCCTGGACGCCGGAGGGAGCCGGCCCCGACCCGCGCCGCCATGCCCCCGCGACCATGCGCAACCGGGATGCGATCGTTGCGGTCCTGCAGGACGAACTACCCGCGACCGGCCTGGTACTGGAAGTGGCGAGCGGCAGCGGCGAACATGCTGTCCACTTCGCTGTCACTTTCCCTGCGCTCGATTGGCAACCGACCGACCCGGATCCGGCGGCCCTCGCTTCGATTGCGGCACTGCGCAGTGATGCGGCGCTGCCCAACCTGCGCGCGCCGTTGCAACTGGACGCCGCCGGCGCGTGGCCGGTCGATGCAACCGATGCGGTCCTCTGCATCAACATGGTGCATATCAGCCCCTGGGCGGCGACGCTGGGGTTGTTGGCCGGCGCGGCGCGCATCCTGCCGCCGGGCGGCCTGCTCTATCTTTATGGCCCCTATCTGCGTGACGGCGTGGAGACCGCGCCCAGCAATCTGGCGTTCGACGCCTCGCTCAAGGCGCGCGACCCGCGCTGGGGCCTGCGCCGGATGGAGGATGTGATTGCCGCTGCCGATGCGGAAGCGCTGATCTTCGATCGGCAGGTGGAGATGCCGGCAAATAATCTGTCCCTGATCTTCCGTCGGCGCTAA
- a CDS encoding chorismate mutase codes for MDETLKRYRESIDNIDAALVFMLAERFKVTQAVGEYKATHDLPPADPGREERQIQRLRQLALDANLDPDFTEKFLRFIIDEVIRHHERLREG; via the coding sequence GTGGACGAGACTTTGAAGCGCTATCGCGAGAGCATCGACAATATCGACGCGGCGCTCGTCTTCATGCTGGCGGAACGCTTCAAGGTCACCCAGGCGGTCGGCGAATATAAGGCGACCCACGACCTGCCGCCGGCCGATCCGGGCCGCGAGGAACGCCAGATCCAGCGGTTGCGCCAGTTGGCGCTCGACGCCAATCTGGACCCGGATTTCACCGAGAAATTCCTGCGCTTCATCATCGATGAGGTGATCCGTCATCATGAACGGCTGCGGGAAGGCTGA
- a CDS encoding ATP-binding protein: protein MADGDIIEEQELGWRAMARRYMPVVLVILLIGSLGALLYNASNATRDHQRALAEQQRSFEIIALARAFDAKTARAEITLARYVISLDPDTGRLFQDQWRTAGSQLKSLAYASRSSDWQRGNVRALQAAYAQRGKTLSEIGLRTTYDQKMGALAQFHKAGQSQDIKRMTALIDLVIQAENARLRERSLAVTLAGDRTEFVGKTSRMLGLVLLVCVLFALWLANAAYTERRNARRMADVEGERADRLESAVATRTAELSDAYLQLKQESAEREAAEENLRQMHKMDAVGQLTGGIAHDFNNMLAVVVGGLELAKRKLRLKPEEAGRHLDNAMEGANRAAALTRRLLAFARSEPLLPSAVDPDSLLRGMADLVDRTIGDQIIVQFGHQAKGWHVFVDQHQMENAILNLCVNARDAMEGRGRLAIETGQAELAANEIGECAPGEYVTLSVTDNGCGMTPEVVARVFEPFFTTKPVGKGTGLGLSQIFGFVRQSEGEIRIDSTVSKGTSVHIYLPRKIVTEEEKAGEIHQPGAVHTLHPPTRILVVEDDPRVLNQTMSALAELGHLPIACDHPTKAAKLLANNLDIGLIMSDVLMPDMTGPEMIRDLPAQHRHLPVLFVTGYTGDATESADFEGHEVLRKPYTLMALGQALSQALSGSNRAGTAAAAE from the coding sequence ATGGCGGACGGCGATATCATCGAGGAACAGGAACTGGGCTGGCGGGCCATGGCGCGGCGTTACATGCCGGTGGTGCTGGTCATATTGCTGATCGGATCGCTCGGCGCCCTGCTCTATAATGCCAGCAACGCGACGCGCGATCATCAGCGCGCGCTCGCCGAACAGCAGCGCAGCTTCGAGATCATCGCTCTCGCTCGGGCATTCGACGCCAAGACCGCACGCGCAGAAATCACGCTGGCCCGTTACGTCATCAGCCTCGACCCCGATACCGGCCGCCTGTTCCAGGACCAGTGGCGGACCGCCGGCAGCCAGCTCAAATCCTTGGCCTATGCCAGTCGCAGTTCGGATTGGCAGCGGGGCAATGTCCGTGCGCTGCAAGCCGCCTATGCCCAGCGCGGCAAGACGCTGAGCGAAATCGGCCTGCGTACCACTTACGACCAGAAAATGGGTGCCCTCGCCCAATTCCACAAAGCGGGGCAGTCGCAGGACATCAAGCGCATGACAGCGCTGATCGATCTCGTCATTCAGGCGGAAAATGCCCGGTTGCGCGAACGCAGCCTGGCGGTGACGCTGGCCGGTGATCGCACGGAATTTGTCGGCAAGACCTCTCGCATGCTGGGGCTGGTCCTGCTCGTCTGCGTCCTGTTCGCCCTGTGGCTGGCCAACGCCGCCTATACCGAGCGCCGCAATGCCCGTCGCATGGCCGATGTGGAAGGCGAACGCGCCGATCGGCTGGAAAGCGCGGTTGCCACACGTACGGCCGAATTGTCGGACGCCTATCTGCAGCTCAAGCAGGAATCGGCCGAACGGGAAGCGGCCGAGGAAAATCTGCGCCAGATGCACAAAATGGATGCGGTCGGCCAGTTGACCGGGGGCATCGCGCACGACTTCAACAATATGCTGGCCGTCGTGGTCGGTGGGCTGGAACTGGCCAAGCGCAAGCTGCGGCTCAAGCCCGAGGAAGCGGGCCGCCACCTCGACAATGCCATGGAAGGCGCCAACCGCGCCGCCGCCCTCACCCGGCGCCTGCTCGCCTTTGCCCGATCCGAACCGCTGTTGCCCAGCGCGGTCGACCCGGATTCGCTGCTGCGCGGCATGGCGGATCTGGTCGATCGTACCATCGGCGATCAGATCATCGTGCAGTTCGGCCATCAGGCCAAGGGCTGGCACGTCTTCGTCGACCAGCATCAGATGGAAAATGCGATCCTCAACCTGTGCGTCAATGCCCGCGACGCGATGGAAGGCCGCGGCCGGCTGGCGATCGAGACCGGCCAGGCCGAACTGGCCGCCAACGAGATCGGCGAATGCGCGCCCGGCGAATATGTGACCCTGTCGGTCACGGACAATGGTTGCGGCATGACGCCCGAGGTGGTGGCCCGCGTGTTCGAGCCGTTCTTCACGACCAAGCCGGTCGGCAAGGGAACAGGGCTGGGCCTCAGCCAGATATTCGGCTTCGTCCGCCAGAGCGAAGGCGAAATCCGTATCGATTCCACGGTGAGCAAGGGCACCAGCGTCCATATCTACCTGCCCCGCAAGATCGTGACCGAGGAAGAGAAAGCCGGCGAGATACATCAGCCCGGCGCAGTCCACACGCTGCATCCGCCGACCCGCATATTGGTGGTCGAGGATGACCCGCGCGTGCTCAACCAGACCATGTCGGCGCTGGCGGAACTGGGCCATCTGCCCATCGCCTGCGACCATCCGACCAAGGCAGCGAAGCTGCTCGCCAATAATCTCGACATTGGCCTCATCATGAGCGACGTGCTGATGCCGGACATGACGGGGCCGGAAATGATCCGCGACCTGCCCGCGCAACACCGCCATCTTCCGGTGCTGTTCGTCACCGGCTATACCGGCGATGCAACGGAAAGCGCCGATTTCGAGGGGCATGAAGTGCTGCGCAAACCCTATACGCTGATGGCGCTGGGCCAGGCACTGTCGCAGGCGCTCAGCGGATCGAACCGCGCAGGAACAGCCGCGGCAGCAGAGTGA
- a CDS encoding CcdC protein domain-containing protein: MTIHAASPWSSYALTALIIGGVMAWRLRQVGRARRLRLETLWIIPAIYACVAAVILWNVPPHGLAWLWCALALLAGGALGWTRGWMMAISVDPQTHALNQTTSPAAMLFIVALIALRAASRSLALSYGGQGHGMVMLVTDILVTFALGVLTMQRLEMFLRARRLLMQARAVSATQG; this comes from the coding sequence ATGACCATTCACGCCGCCTCGCCCTGGTCCAGCTATGCTCTGACCGCCCTCATCATCGGCGGGGTCATGGCCTGGCGGTTGCGGCAGGTCGGCCGTGCCCGCCGCTTGCGGCTGGAAACCTTGTGGATCATCCCGGCCATCTATGCCTGCGTCGCGGCCGTCATCTTGTGGAATGTGCCGCCCCATGGTCTCGCCTGGCTCTGGTGTGCGCTGGCACTGCTGGCGGGCGGGGCGCTCGGCTGGACGCGCGGGTGGATGATGGCGATCAGCGTCGACCCGCAGACCCATGCGCTCAATCAGACGACATCGCCCGCCGCGATGCTGTTCATCGTTGCGCTTATCGCCCTGCGCGCCGCGTCGCGCTCACTGGCGCTCAGCTATGGCGGGCAGGGGCATGGCATGGTGATGCTGGTCACCGACATCCTGGTCACTTTCGCGCTGGGCGTGCTGACGATGCAGCGGCTGGAAATGTTCCTGCGCGCCCGGCGTTTGCTGATGCAGGCCCGCGCCGTTAGCGCGACCCAGGGTTGA
- a CDS encoding cupin-like domain-containing protein, producing MSKSSRTPPLPSILSQATDMQMQMTLRQVGFGVPSPGAAPAPYVPPKPAPAPRDETALALKRRDWLLNVMEQQRALSPYASGLLTAEDLPGEEFLHNFYAPGRPVLIKGAMAGWPALDRWTPDYLAERIGDAQIEYQGGRAQAADYELAKDRHKRRAPFRQFIDLVRDGGNDAYLTAYNSAANGPALAPLQADLGHPDAYLAPTPGMLWIGGAGAFTPLHFDLTNNLLAQVTGSKQVILVPPSQTSRLAHNRHVFSDVGDLTDPARLAQYPRARDLLRYEVRLTPGDLLFIPIGWWHQVRSESFSTMLTYTHFHWPNAGHENYPAG from the coding sequence ATGAGCAAATCCAGCCGCACTCCGCCGCTTCCCTCGATCCTGTCGCAGGCGACGGACATGCAGATGCAGATGACCCTGCGCCAGGTCGGCTTCGGTGTGCCATCGCCCGGTGCCGCGCCAGCGCCCTATGTGCCGCCCAAGCCGGCTCCGGCACCGCGCGACGAGACTGCGCTCGCGCTCAAACGGCGCGACTGGCTGCTGAACGTGATGGAGCAGCAGCGCGCCCTGTCCCCCTATGCCTCCGGCCTGCTCACCGCCGAGGATCTGCCAGGCGAGGAATTTCTCCACAATTTCTATGCGCCCGGCCGCCCGGTGCTGATCAAGGGCGCGATGGCCGGCTGGCCGGCGCTCGATCGATGGACGCCCGACTATCTCGCCGAGCGGATCGGCGACGCCCAGATCGAATATCAGGGCGGCCGCGCCCAAGCCGCCGACTATGAACTCGCCAAGGACCGGCACAAACGCCGCGCCCCCTTCCGCCAGTTCATCGACCTGGTGCGGGACGGCGGCAACGATGCTTATCTCACCGCCTATAACAGCGCGGCGAACGGCCCTGCCCTCGCGCCGCTACAGGCCGACCTCGGCCATCCCGACGCCTATCTCGCGCCGACGCCGGGCATGCTCTGGATCGGCGGCGCGGGCGCCTTCACCCCGCTCCATTTCGACCTCACCAACAATCTGCTGGCGCAGGTCACCGGCAGCAAGCAGGTCATCCTGGTGCCACCGTCGCAGACCAGCCGGCTGGCGCACAACCGCCATGTCTTCAGCGATGTCGGCGACCTGACCGATCCGGCGCGGCTCGCCCAATATCCCCGCGCCCGCGACCTGCTGCGCTACGAGGTGCGCCTGACGCCCGGCGACCTGCTCTTCATCCCGATCGGCTGGTGGCATCAGGTCCGGTCGGAAAGCTTCTCGACCATGCTGACCTACACGCATTTCCACTGGCCCAATGCGGGCCATGAAAATTATCCAGCGGGTTAG
- a CDS encoding aminotransferase class I/II-fold pyridoxal phosphate-dependent enzyme: protein MTDALATANDSRTPDEVPGARDLFSKFDPLINEREALLATGVRDPYAIVMDQVLSPTRAIIKGKETILLGTYNYMGMTFDPDVVEAGKKALDEFGAGTTGSRVLNGTYQGHKEVEDALKEFYGTSGAMVFSTGYQANLGIISTLAGKGDYVVLDADSHASIYDGCAMGNAEIVRFRHNSVEDLDKRLGRLPADALKLVVLEGVYSMLGDVAPLPEMVAAIRKHPNCMILCDEAHGMGFFGPNGRGAYEEQGVEGEIDFVVGTFSKSVGTVGGFCVSNHPKFEILRLVCRPYVFTASLPPSVVATAATSIRKLMHAGEKRAHLWKNSQRLHKGLTDLGFKLGSATPQSAIIAVILTDQMQAVAMWQTLLELGLYVNMARPPATPAGTFLLRCSLCAEHSDEQVEQIIAMFETAGKATGAIA from the coding sequence ATGACCGACGCCCTTGCCACCGCGAACGATTCCCGCACCCCGGACGAAGTACCGGGCGCGCGCGATCTCTTCTCCAAGTTCGATCCGCTGATCAACGAGCGCGAGGCGCTGCTGGCGACGGGCGTGCGCGATCCCTACGCGATCGTCATGGACCAGGTGCTCTCGCCCACCCGTGCGATCATCAAGGGCAAGGAAACCATCCTGCTCGGCACCTATAATTATATGGGCATGACCTTCGACCCAGACGTCGTCGAAGCCGGCAAGAAGGCGCTGGACGAATTTGGCGCCGGCACCACCGGCAGCCGCGTCCTCAACGGCACCTATCAGGGCCATAAGGAAGTCGAGGACGCGCTCAAGGAGTTCTACGGCACGTCGGGCGCCATGGTCTTTTCGACCGGCTATCAGGCGAATCTGGGTATCATCTCCACCCTGGCGGGCAAGGGCGACTATGTCGTGCTCGACGCCGACAGCCACGCGTCCATCTATGATGGCTGCGCCATGGGCAATGCGGAGATCGTCCGCTTCCGTCACAACAGCGTCGAGGATCTGGACAAGCGCCTGGGTCGCCTGCCCGCCGACGCGCTGAAGCTGGTCGTGCTGGAAGGCGTCTATTCGATGCTGGGCGACGTCGCCCCGCTGCCCGAGATGGTCGCCGCCATCCGCAAGCATCCCAACTGCATGATCCTGTGCGACGAAGCGCATGGCATGGGCTTTTTCGGCCCCAATGGCCGTGGCGCCTATGAGGAACAGGGCGTCGAGGGCGAGATCGACTTCGTGGTCGGCACCTTCTCCAAGTCGGTCGGCACCGTCGGCGGCTTCTGTGTCTCGAACCATCCCAAGTTCGAAATCCTGCGCCTGGTCTGCCGTCCCTATGTCTTCACCGCATCGCTGCCGCCGAGCGTCGTCGCCACTGCGGCGACCAGCATCCGCAAGCTGATGCACGCCGGCGAAAAGCGCGCCCATCTGTGGAAGAACAGCCAGCGACTGCACAAGGGCCTGACCGACCTCGGCTTCAAGCTGGGCAGCGCCACGCCGCAGTCGGCGATCATCGCCGTCATCCTGACCGACCAGATGCAGGCGGTGGCGATGTGGCAGACGCTGCTGGAGCTGGGCCTCTACGTCAACATGGCGCGCCCGCCGGCAACCCCGGCCGGCACCTTCCTGCTGCGCTGCTCACTCTGTGCCGAACATAGTGACGAACAGGTCGAACAGATCATCGCCATGTTCGAGACGGCCGGCAAGGCGACGGGCGCGATCGCCTGA
- a CDS encoding TSUP family transporter produces the protein MILSPEIIAFLMAAALMAGCIDAMAGGGGLITLPALMAVGIPPVPAVATNKLQSSFGTFGACIAYARKGHMDLRTYRWPTIAAFVGSVGGAWLLQRVSPAILAGLMPALLIAIAAYFTFSPKASDLDRHSRIGIGLLSLLIGVVGFYDGFFGPGAGAFYTTVYLALGGLSLLRATAQTKAANFASNVAGLLTMIAGGHVLWIAGLAMAVGSIVGGQIGSHLAMRFGSKLIKPVLIVMSLALTAKMLLDPKNPIHIYLFG, from the coding sequence TTGATCCTCTCTCCCGAAATCATCGCCTTCCTCATGGCCGCCGCGCTGATGGCCGGCTGCATCGACGCGATGGCGGGCGGTGGCGGCCTCATCACCCTGCCGGCCTTGATGGCCGTTGGTATCCCCCCGGTCCCCGCGGTCGCCACCAACAAGCTGCAATCCAGCTTCGGCACGTTCGGCGCCTGCATCGCCTATGCCCGCAAGGGGCATATGGACCTTAGAACCTATCGCTGGCCTACCATCGCCGCCTTTGTCGGATCGGTCGGGGGCGCCTGGCTGCTGCAGCGGGTCAGCCCCGCCATCCTGGCCGGGTTGATGCCCGCGCTGCTGATCGCGATCGCCGCCTATTTCACCTTCTCGCCCAAGGCCAGCGACCTTGACCGGCACAGCCGCATCGGCATCGGCCTGCTCAGCCTGCTGATCGGCGTGGTCGGCTTCTATGATGGTTTCTTCGGCCCGGGGGCCGGCGCCTTCTACACCACCGTCTATCTGGCGCTCGGCGGCCTGTCGCTGCTGCGTGCCACGGCCCAGACCAAGGCCGCCAATTTCGCTTCCAACGTCGCAGGCCTGCTGACCATGATCGCGGGCGGCCATGTGCTCTGGATCGCCGGCCTCGCCATGGCGGTCGGCTCCATCGTCGGCGGCCAGATCGGCTCCCATCTTGCCATGCGCTTCGGCTCGAAGCTCATCAAGCCGGTGCTGATCGTCATGTCGCTCGCGCTGACGGCCAAGATGCTGCTCGACCCGAAAAACCCGATCCACATCTATTTGTTCGGCTGA